A single window of Achromobacter xylosoxidans DNA harbors:
- a CDS encoding ABC transporter ATP-binding protein — MQIQAVEKSPVLDVRGLKTHFFTRNGVVKAVDGVDLTVAEGEILGLVGESGSGKSITGFSLMGLLDEPGRIVEGELRLNGEDLRGASPARWRQLRGQEIAMIFQDPMMTLNPVLRVDTQMIEAVQAHQKVSREQARERALQTLTMVGIPSPQERLRTYPHQLSGGMRQRVAIAIALLNSPRVIIADEPTTALDVTIQGQILFEVQKLCRETGTGLVWITHDLAVVAGLADRVSVMYAGRVVETGSTRDVISHPMHPYTHGLIASIPTPESRGRPLVPIPGMTPSLLNLPQGCAFRGRCPRASEACLTEPQPVEVRPAQWVRCWHAGAPEVQ; from the coding sequence ATGCAGATACAAGCTGTGGAAAAGTCGCCGGTGCTCGATGTGCGCGGACTGAAGACGCATTTCTTCACCCGCAACGGCGTGGTCAAGGCGGTCGATGGCGTCGACCTGACGGTGGCCGAGGGCGAGATCCTGGGGCTGGTGGGCGAATCGGGTTCGGGCAAGAGCATCACCGGTTTCTCGCTGATGGGCCTGCTGGATGAACCGGGCCGCATCGTCGAGGGCGAGCTGCGCCTGAACGGCGAAGACCTGCGCGGCGCGTCGCCCGCGCGCTGGCGGCAGTTGCGCGGCCAGGAGATCGCCATGATCTTCCAGGACCCGATGATGACGCTGAACCCGGTGCTGCGCGTCGATACGCAGATGATCGAAGCGGTACAGGCGCACCAAAAGGTGTCGCGCGAACAGGCGCGTGAACGCGCCCTGCAGACGCTGACGATGGTCGGCATCCCGTCGCCGCAGGAACGCCTGCGCACCTATCCGCACCAGTTGTCCGGCGGCATGCGGCAACGCGTGGCGATCGCGATCGCGCTGCTGAATTCGCCGCGCGTCATCATCGCCGATGAACCCACCACGGCGCTGGACGTGACCATCCAGGGGCAGATCCTGTTCGAAGTGCAGAAGCTGTGCCGAGAGACCGGCACCGGCCTGGTGTGGATCACGCACGACCTGGCGGTGGTGGCGGGGCTGGCCGACCGCGTGTCGGTGATGTACGCCGGCCGCGTGGTCGAGACCGGCAGCACGCGCGACGTCATCAGCCATCCGATGCATCCCTACACGCACGGCCTGATCGCCTCGATTCCCACGCCGGAATCGCGCGGCCGGCCGCTGGTGCCGATTCCCGGCATGACGCCGTCGCTGCTCAACTTGCCGCAGGGCTGTGCGTTTCGCGGGCGCTGCCCGCGCGCCAGCGAGGCCTGTCTGACCGAACCGCAGCCCGTGGAGGTGCG
- the mnmE gene encoding tRNA uridine-5-carboxymethylaminomethyl(34) synthesis GTPase MnmE, giving the protein MSVHAPIAAIATAPGRGGIGVVRVSGADLSELVRRLFQRELTPRHAHYLPFKAVDGELLDEGIALYFKGPHSYTGEDVLELQGHGGPAVLRRVLDSCLAAGRDLGLRLAEPGEFTRRAFLNDRMDLAQAEAVADLIEASSVAAARGAMASLSGDFSARVNDLSDRIIHLRMLVEATLDFPEEEIDFLEKYQARPTLEKLAGDLGHLIAQARQGVILREGLHVVLAGQPNVGKSSLLNALAGDDVAIVTPIAGTTRDKVVQQIHIDGVPLHIVDTAGLRETEDTVESIGIARSWQEIERADVILHLQDATQPGDELDAQITARLPPRTPVLKVFNKVDLLSTAFAAGPGELGISAKRGAGLDALRAELLRIAGWNPGAESPWLARERHLHALQDAADHLALAVEHAEQDDRVLDLFAEELRLAHDSLSSITGKFTSDDLLGEIFSSFCIGK; this is encoded by the coding sequence ATGTCCGTCCATGCCCCTATTGCCGCCATTGCAACCGCCCCCGGAAGAGGTGGCATCGGTGTCGTGCGCGTTTCTGGTGCGGACCTGTCCGAATTGGTGCGTCGCCTGTTCCAGCGCGAACTCACGCCGCGTCACGCGCACTATCTGCCGTTCAAGGCGGTCGATGGCGAACTGCTCGACGAAGGCATCGCGCTGTACTTCAAGGGGCCGCATTCCTACACCGGCGAAGACGTGCTGGAACTGCAGGGCCACGGCGGACCCGCGGTCCTGCGCCGCGTGCTCGACAGCTGCCTGGCGGCGGGCCGCGACCTGGGCCTGCGGCTGGCCGAGCCGGGTGAATTCACCCGCCGCGCGTTCCTCAATGACCGCATGGATCTGGCGCAGGCCGAGGCCGTCGCCGATTTGATCGAAGCCTCGTCGGTGGCCGCCGCGCGCGGCGCCATGGCGTCGCTGTCGGGCGACTTCTCGGCGCGCGTCAACGACCTGTCCGACCGCATCATCCACCTGCGCATGCTGGTCGAGGCCACGCTCGATTTTCCCGAAGAGGAAATCGACTTCCTCGAGAAATACCAGGCGCGCCCCACGCTGGAAAAGCTGGCCGGCGACCTCGGTCATCTCATCGCCCAGGCGCGCCAGGGTGTGATCCTGCGCGAAGGCCTGCATGTGGTGCTGGCCGGCCAGCCCAACGTCGGCAAATCCAGCCTGCTCAATGCCCTGGCCGGCGACGACGTTGCCATCGTCACACCGATCGCCGGCACCACGCGCGACAAAGTGGTGCAACAGATCCATATCGACGGCGTGCCGCTGCACATCGTCGACACCGCCGGCCTGCGCGAAACCGAGGACACCGTGGAAAGCATCGGCATCGCCCGCAGCTGGCAGGAAATCGAGCGCGCCGACGTCATCCTGCACCTGCAGGACGCCACCCAGCCCGGCGACGAACTGGACGCGCAGATCACCGCGCGCCTGCCGCCGCGCACGCCAGTGCTGAAGGTTTTCAACAAGGTGGACCTGTTATCCACAGCCTTTGCGGCCGGCCCCGGCGAACTCGGCATCTCGGCCAAGCGCGGCGCGGGCCTGGACGCGCTGCGCGCCGAGCTGCTACGCATCGCCGGCTGGAATCCCGGCGCCGAGTCGCCCTGGCTGGCGCGCGAACGGCACCTGCACGCGCTGCAGGATGCCGCCGATCACCTGGCGCTGGCCGTGGAACACGCTGAACAGGACGACCGCGTGCTGGACCTGTTCGCCGAGGAACTGCGGCTGGCGCATGACAGCCTGTCGAGCATCACCGGGAAGTTCACCAGCGATGATTTGTTGGGCGAGATCTTTTCCAGCTTTTGCATCGGGAAGTAG
- a CDS encoding response regulator, which translates to MRILLIEDEAELARWLSRSLARHAGFVVEWADDGLVAERRLAVEEFDAVILDLGLPGMDGHTLLAKIRARDDRTPVLVLTARDSLAEKIGTLHEGADDFLPKPFVVEELEARLIALVRRSRGREHPRLTLGNLVFETSGQKFTVSGQALQLSPREHAVLRVLIQKSGEPINKQQILDRIVTDDADINLEAIEVLVHRLRKKLAETGVQITTMRGMGYCLENAVDN; encoded by the coding sequence ATGCGCATCCTCCTGATAGAAGACGAAGCGGAACTTGCCCGCTGGCTGTCCAGAAGCCTGGCCCGACATGCGGGCTTCGTTGTCGAATGGGCTGACGACGGATTGGTCGCCGAAAGAAGGTTGGCCGTCGAAGAATTCGATGCGGTCATCCTCGACCTGGGACTTCCCGGCATGGATGGCCATACCTTGCTGGCGAAGATCCGCGCGCGGGACGACCGCACGCCGGTGCTGGTCCTGACCGCGCGCGATTCATTGGCCGAAAAAATCGGGACACTTCACGAAGGCGCGGACGATTTCCTGCCGAAACCGTTTGTTGTGGAAGAGTTGGAAGCGCGCCTGATCGCACTGGTGCGTCGCAGCCGTGGCCGTGAACACCCGCGACTCACCCTGGGAAACCTGGTTTTCGAGACTTCGGGGCAAAAGTTCACGGTCTCGGGACAGGCTTTGCAGTTATCCCCACGTGAACACGCCGTACTGCGGGTGTTGATCCAGAAAAGCGGCGAACCCATCAACAAGCAGCAGATCCTCGACCGCATCGTGACCGACGATGCTGACATCAACCTCGAAGCCATCGAGGTACTGGTACACCGCCTGCGCAAGAAATTGGCGGAAACCGGCGTGCAGATCACCACCATGCGGGGCATGGGCTACTGCCTGGAGAACGCTGTTGACAACTAG
- a CDS encoding ABC transporter permease yields MTAPVTAAVPAAAREQTPWRRFLGDFFASKLATLGLVMLVLIVGAALLAPWIAPQNPYDLASLDIMDSKLKPGSESGDGSMHYWLGTDGQARDLLSAILYGMRTSLLVATVSVLAAFGIGATVGLIAAYFGGRIDALLMRIVDIQLSFPAILVALMLLAILGKGVDKVIIALIVVQWAYFARAARGAALVERGKEYVEAARCMSLSWGRVLFRHVLPNCMPPLIVIATIDLAHAIALEATLSFLGVGVPVTEPSLGMLIYNGFEYLLSGQYWISFFPGIALALAIIAINLVGDHLRDVLNPRHAN; encoded by the coding sequence ATGACCGCCCCCGTGACTGCTGCCGTACCCGCCGCCGCCAGGGAACAGACGCCGTGGCGCCGCTTCCTGGGCGATTTCTTCGCCAGCAAGCTGGCCACGCTGGGCCTGGTGATGCTGGTGCTGATCGTCGGCGCCGCCTTGCTGGCGCCGTGGATCGCGCCGCAGAATCCGTATGACCTGGCATCGCTGGACATCATGGATTCCAAGCTCAAGCCCGGCAGCGAAAGCGGCGACGGCAGCATGCATTACTGGCTGGGCACCGATGGCCAGGCGCGTGACTTGCTGTCGGCGATCCTGTACGGCATGCGCACCAGCCTGCTGGTGGCCACCGTGTCGGTACTGGCGGCGTTCGGCATCGGCGCCACCGTGGGCCTGATCGCGGCGTACTTCGGCGGGCGCATCGACGCGCTGCTGATGCGCATTGTGGATATCCAGTTGTCGTTCCCGGCGATCCTGGTGGCGCTGATGCTGCTGGCGATCCTGGGCAAGGGTGTGGATAAGGTGATCATCGCGCTGATCGTGGTGCAGTGGGCCTATTTCGCCCGCGCCGCGCGCGGCGCCGCATTGGTCGAGCGCGGCAAGGAATACGTCGAGGCGGCGCGCTGCATGTCGCTGTCGTGGGGGCGGGTATTGTTCCGCCACGTGCTGCCCAACTGCATGCCGCCGCTGATCGTAATCGCCACCATCGACCTGGCTCACGCCATCGCGCTGGAAGCCACGCTGTCGTTCCTGGGCGTGGGCGTGCCGGTGACCGAGCCGTCGCTGGGCATGCTGATCTACAACGGCTTCGAGTACCTGCTGTCGGGCCAGTACTGGATCTCGTTCTTCCCCGGCATCGCGCTGGCGCTGGCCATCATCGCCATCAACCTGGTGGGCGACCACCTGCGCGATGTGCTCAACCCGCGCCACGCGAACTGA
- a CDS encoding ClcB-like voltage-gated chloride channel protein, which yields MARQLRIKKPAWATWLRGRLLADNLPATLCAAALMGLAGALATVIFRELLGWIQMLLGGVDSPHGMVSLARGMSSWERLLLPAAGGAIAGLILQVAARRLPPRGAADYMEAIAIGRGVIGFRQTVARSISSLFSIGSGASIGREGPMVQLAAMFSSLSGRYLVLPPRHLRLLVACGATAGITAAYNAPIAGALFISEIVYGAIASATLVPLVVSSVVANIVTRQILHYDAVFHMPPFDFVSGWEVANYLGLGLIAGMVAPQFLRFLDASKALFRRLTLPLWAKMALGGLVVGALSVFKPEVWGNGYSVVNSMLHTDEWAWQAVAAILLFKIVATGASVGSGAIGGVFTPTLFVGAAVGALYGSGLHALFPAGDLSAVSSYAVVGMGALLAATTYAPLMSILMIFEMTLSYEVMLPLMLACITGFVIAQRIRPDSVYAKSLASNRLARETLKGALALTAGKSRDA from the coding sequence ATGGCAAGACAACTCAGAATCAAGAAACCGGCCTGGGCAACCTGGCTGAGAGGCCGTTTGCTGGCCGACAATCTTCCTGCGACGCTGTGCGCGGCAGCCCTGATGGGGCTGGCCGGCGCGCTGGCAACGGTGATCTTTCGGGAACTGCTGGGCTGGATCCAGATGCTGCTGGGCGGGGTCGATTCGCCGCATGGCATGGTGTCGCTGGCGCGCGGCATGTCGTCCTGGGAACGGCTGCTGCTGCCGGCGGCCGGCGGCGCGATCGCCGGGTTGATCCTGCAGGTGGCCGCTCGCCGGCTGCCGCCGCGCGGGGCCGCCGACTATATGGAGGCCATTGCCATCGGCCGCGGCGTGATCGGCTTTCGCCAGACCGTGGCGCGTAGCATTTCTTCTTTGTTTTCAATCGGTTCCGGGGCTTCGATTGGCCGCGAAGGGCCGATGGTGCAGTTGGCGGCGATGTTCTCGTCGTTGTCGGGCCGCTACCTGGTGCTGCCGCCGCGGCATCTGCGGCTGCTGGTGGCGTGCGGCGCCACCGCCGGGATCACGGCCGCCTATAACGCGCCGATTGCCGGCGCGCTGTTCATTTCTGAGATCGTCTATGGCGCCATAGCGTCGGCCACCCTGGTGCCGCTGGTGGTGTCATCGGTGGTCGCCAACATCGTGACGCGCCAGATCCTGCACTACGACGCGGTGTTCCATATGCCGCCGTTCGATTTCGTGTCGGGCTGGGAAGTGGCCAATTACCTGGGGCTGGGCCTCATCGCAGGGATGGTGGCGCCGCAATTCCTGCGGTTCCTGGATGCATCGAAGGCGCTGTTTCGTCGGCTGACGCTGCCGTTGTGGGCCAAGATGGCGCTCGGCGGACTGGTGGTGGGCGCCCTGTCGGTGTTCAAGCCCGAGGTCTGGGGCAACGGCTACAGCGTGGTCAACAGCATGCTGCATACCGACGAATGGGCCTGGCAGGCGGTGGCGGCGATCCTGCTGTTCAAGATCGTGGCCACCGGCGCCAGCGTCGGTTCCGGCGCGATCGGCGGGGTATTCACGCCGACGCTGTTCGTGGGGGCTGCCGTCGGCGCCCTGTATGGTTCCGGTTTGCATGCGCTGTTTCCCGCCGGCGACCTGTCCGCGGTATCGAGCTACGCGGTGGTGGGCATGGGGGCGTTGCTGGCGGCCACGACCTACGCGCCGCTGATGTCGATATTGATGATTTTCGAGATGACGTTGAGCTATGAGGTGATGTTGCCGTTGATGCTGGCGTGCATCACGGGTTTTGTCATTGCGCAGCGCATTCGACCGGATTCGGTGTACGCGAAGTCATTGGCCAGCAATCGTCTTGCGCGCGAGACCTTGAAGGGGGCGCTCGCGTTGACGGCGGGAAAGTCTCGAGATGCGTGA
- a CDS encoding GNAT family N-acetyltransferase: MGHIIRPAVAEDLPTVEHIVHDAYRHYVARIGATPGPMRDDYRARIVRGQVQVVEDEAGIQAVLVLVHERDCLLLDNVAVSPAAQGRGYGRELMRWAESVARQAGYRRIRLYTQEAMIENIAIYQRYGYVETHRAEEIGLKRVFMTKQLDP, translated from the coding sequence ATGGGACACATCATCCGCCCCGCCGTCGCGGAGGATCTGCCCACGGTGGAGCACATCGTCCACGATGCCTATCGCCATTACGTCGCGCGCATCGGCGCCACGCCGGGACCAATGCGCGACGACTACCGCGCACGTATCGTCCGGGGACAGGTGCAAGTAGTGGAGGACGAAGCCGGTATCCAGGCCGTGCTGGTCCTGGTGCATGAAAGGGACTGCCTGCTGCTGGACAACGTGGCGGTCTCGCCCGCTGCGCAAGGACGTGGCTATGGCCGCGAACTGATGCGATGGGCGGAGAGCGTGGCGCGGCAGGCGGGCTACCGCCGCATCCGGCTATACACACAGGAAGCGATGATCGAGAACATCGCCATCTATCAACGCTATGGCTATGTCGAGACCCACCGCGCCGAGGAAATAGGCTTGAAGCGGGTATTCATGACCAAGCAGCTTGATCCGTGA
- a CDS encoding sensor histidine kinase, with amino-acid sequence MMGALWLSNHQLRNQVDIAYDRSLAGALRAIDHNISTASGGLAMEQPYLMLEFFELTANGSVFYRVATEDGLAEIGHPGLPMPAQPLVSGEPQFFYATYQGAPVRVAALARAMDPPLYANKGGRVIVQVAEGLESRQAFLHQVLVRSVERDLAVILISVLVIVLGVFMALRPLERLRQEVERRSADDLSPVSASEMPGEVLPLVAAVNLHMARYAAQARVQSQFLDDASHQLRTPLSVLRTQTAYALRETCPQEVRTALLAMQEGLDRAVRTTNQMLALARAKDASLAEGGLAAEPVDLAALAHGVIRTLLPTARARQIDIGLDAGDDPLVVQGVDWLLREAASNLVDNAIRYTAPGGVVTVVVRRQAGQASLAVEDSGPGMSAEDIARAGIRFRRGAAGKNKPGAGLGLAIVDTIAGLLGARLVLENRTPLAGLRAALVFSLETAPYVAPHQENGDF; translated from the coding sequence ATGATGGGCGCCCTGTGGCTGTCCAACCACCAGCTGCGCAACCAGGTCGACATTGCCTACGACCGTTCGCTTGCCGGCGCGCTGCGCGCGATCGACCACAACATATCCACAGCCAGCGGTGGATTAGCCATGGAGCAGCCGTATCTGATGCTGGAATTTTTCGAGTTGACGGCCAATGGCAGCGTGTTCTACCGCGTGGCCACCGAGGACGGCCTGGCCGAGATCGGCCATCCCGGGCTGCCGATGCCGGCCCAGCCGCTGGTTTCGGGCGAACCGCAGTTCTTCTACGCCACCTACCAGGGGGCTCCCGTACGCGTGGCCGCGCTGGCGCGGGCCATGGATCCACCGCTGTACGCAAACAAAGGGGGACGGGTTATCGTCCAGGTCGCCGAAGGGCTGGAAAGCCGCCAGGCCTTCCTGCACCAGGTGCTGGTGCGTTCGGTCGAACGCGACCTGGCCGTGATCCTGATCAGCGTGCTGGTGATCGTCCTGGGGGTTTTCATGGCCCTGCGCCCCCTGGAGCGCCTGCGCCAGGAAGTGGAAAGGCGCTCCGCGGACGATTTAAGCCCCGTCAGCGCGTCCGAGATGCCAGGGGAGGTCCTACCCCTGGTCGCCGCCGTAAACCTCCACATGGCCCGCTACGCGGCCCAGGCGAGGGTCCAGAGCCAGTTCCTGGACGACGCCTCGCACCAATTGCGCACGCCGCTGTCGGTCCTACGGACCCAGACCGCCTACGCCCTGCGTGAAACATGCCCCCAGGAGGTCCGTACAGCCCTTCTGGCGATGCAGGAGGGGTTGGACAGGGCGGTACGCACCACCAACCAGATGCTGGCCCTGGCGCGCGCTAAAGACGCCTCGCTGGCCGAAGGCGGCCTGGCGGCCGAACCGGTGGATCTGGCCGCGCTGGCCCACGGGGTCATCCGGACCCTGTTGCCGACCGCCCGGGCCCGCCAGATCGACATCGGGCTCGATGCCGGCGACGACCCGCTGGTGGTGCAGGGCGTGGACTGGCTGCTGCGCGAGGCCGCCAGCAACCTGGTCGACAACGCCATCCGCTACACCGCCCCGGGTGGCGTGGTGACCGTGGTGGTGCGCCGCCAAGCCGGTCAGGCCAGCCTGGCGGTGGAGGACAGCGGCCCGGGCATGTCGGCCGAGGACATTGCCCGCGCCGGCATCCGGTTCCGCCGGGGCGCGGCCGGCAAGAACAAGCCCGGCGCGGGATTGGGGCTGGCCATCGTCGATACCATCGCCGGATTGCTGGGCGCCCGCCTGGTGCTGGAGAACCGGACGCCGTTGGCCGGCCTGCGCGCGGCGCTGGTGTTTTCCCTGGAAACGGCCCCGTATGTTGCGCCGCACCAGGAAAATGGCGATTTTTGA
- a CDS encoding ABC transporter permease codes for MLATIVRRLLQTIVVMMVMSALVFAGIYMVGDPVSMLASPEATEAQRAAIRASLGLDLPLWRQYLIFMGQAVRGDFGNSFLTGEPAMRLILERMPATVELACVAMLLSVLIGVPLGIIAGLKPKAAGSRAIMTGSVLGFSLPNFWVGLMLIMVFAVMLGWVPAGGRGQTVSIGSLQLSVLTLDGWLSLALPAATIAFAKCAMIIRVTRAATREALPMDYIKFARAKGLSEKRVLGVHLLKNILIPVVTVAGLEFGQVMAFAVVTETVFSWPGMGKLLIDSIINLDRPVVVAYLLLIVFFLVMLNLVVDIIYTVLDPRVRLDSRR; via the coding sequence GTGCTAGCGACAATCGTACGAAGGCTGCTGCAAACCATCGTCGTCATGATGGTCATGTCGGCGCTGGTCTTCGCCGGCATCTACATGGTCGGCGATCCGGTGTCGATGCTGGCCAGTCCGGAGGCCACCGAGGCGCAGCGCGCCGCCATCCGCGCCTCGCTGGGCCTGGACCTGCCGCTGTGGCGGCAGTACCTGATCTTCATGGGCCAGGCGGTGCGCGGTGATTTCGGCAACAGCTTCCTGACCGGCGAACCAGCCATGCGCCTGATCCTGGAGCGCATGCCGGCCACCGTCGAGCTGGCCTGTGTGGCCATGCTGCTGTCGGTGCTGATCGGCGTGCCGCTGGGCATCATCGCGGGCCTCAAGCCCAAGGCGGCCGGCTCGCGCGCCATCATGACGGGATCGGTGCTGGGGTTCTCGCTGCCCAATTTCTGGGTGGGCCTGATGCTCATCATGGTGTTCGCGGTGATGCTGGGCTGGGTGCCGGCCGGCGGCCGCGGCCAGACCGTCAGCATCGGTTCGCTGCAGTTGAGCGTGCTGACGCTGGACGGCTGGCTGAGCCTGGCCTTGCCGGCCGCCACCATCGCCTTCGCCAAGTGCGCCATGATCATCCGCGTGACCCGCGCCGCCACGCGCGAGGCGCTGCCGATGGACTACATCAAGTTCGCGCGCGCCAAGGGCCTGTCGGAAAAGCGCGTGCTGGGCGTGCACCTGCTCAAGAACATCCTGATCCCCGTGGTGACAGTGGCGGGCCTGGAGTTCGGCCAGGTGATGGCCTTCGCGGTGGTGACCGAGACGGTGTTCTCGTGGCCCGGCATGGGCAAGCTGCTGATCGATTCCATCATCAACCTGGACCGGCCGGTGGTGGTGGCGTACCTGCTGCTGATCGTGTTCTTCCTTGTGATGCTGAACCTCGTGGTGGACATCATCTATACGGTGCTGGATCCCCGCGTACGCCTGGATAGCCGCCGATGA
- a CDS encoding ABC transporter substrate-binding protein, which translates to MASRFSRVLACGSVAVLLAFGTLNSALARDLVIGLKTEPSSMDPQYHALTPNTQISQTIFDTLVATDAQLKPVPALAESWTVDGKVWTFKLRPGVKFSDGSPFTAEDVVFTYDRVPKVPNSPSPFTLYLGSVAKAEAVDPMTLRITTKEVAPNLLVNLAQLPIMSKKAASGPAAEGKTTTELNSGDGLIGTGPYKFVSWKRGAEFVLARNENYWGKKPVWDKVIYRPISNAAARVAALLAGDVDMIEDPPTDDLPKLKGDKKLYVEETPSVRVVYVALDQYAEPSPGIQGTDKNPLKDKRVREALSLALNRDALVERVMGGVALPAGNLLPYPMFGSSKEHSKAPKADVEKAKALLKEAGYPNGFSITLGSPSGRYVNDSKVAQAIASMWTRVGVKTSVDAMAPPVFFKNRDSYAFSAYLAGWSVTSGEMSNALTSLLVTRNPEAGLGTTNRSRYSNPKMDELVKEASSTMDDAKRAELLSKASNIAMDDYAMLPVHFELSVWAMKNDIRYQGRPDQVTLAQFATLKK; encoded by the coding sequence ATGGCATCTCGGTTTTCGCGTGTGTTGGCCTGTGGTTCGGTAGCGGTTCTGCTGGCCTTCGGCACCCTCAATTCGGCGCTGGCGCGCGACCTGGTGATCGGGCTGAAGACCGAGCCATCATCGATGGATCCGCAGTACCACGCGTTGACGCCGAACACCCAGATCTCCCAGACCATTTTCGACACGCTGGTGGCCACCGACGCGCAGCTCAAGCCGGTGCCGGCGCTGGCCGAGTCCTGGACCGTCGATGGCAAGGTGTGGACCTTCAAGCTGCGGCCCGGCGTGAAGTTCTCCGATGGGTCGCCGTTCACCGCCGAGGACGTGGTCTTCACCTATGACCGCGTGCCCAAGGTGCCGAACAGCCCGTCGCCGTTCACGCTGTACCTGGGCTCGGTGGCCAAGGCCGAAGCGGTGGATCCGATGACCCTGCGCATCACCACCAAGGAAGTGGCGCCGAACCTGCTGGTGAACCTGGCGCAGTTGCCCATCATGTCGAAGAAGGCCGCCTCCGGCCCCGCGGCCGAAGGCAAGACCACCACGGAATTGAACAGCGGCGACGGCCTCATCGGTACCGGCCCGTACAAGTTCGTGTCGTGGAAGCGCGGCGCCGAATTCGTGCTGGCGCGCAATGAAAACTACTGGGGCAAGAAGCCCGTGTGGGACAAGGTGATCTATCGCCCGATCAGCAATGCCGCGGCGCGCGTGGCGGCCCTGCTGGCCGGCGACGTCGACATGATCGAGGATCCCCCGACCGATGACCTGCCCAAGCTCAAGGGCGACAAGAAGTTGTATGTCGAAGAGACGCCGTCGGTACGCGTGGTGTACGTGGCGCTGGACCAGTACGCCGAGCCCTCGCCCGGCATCCAGGGCACCGACAAAAATCCGTTGAAAGACAAGCGCGTGCGCGAAGCGCTGTCGCTGGCGCTCAACCGCGATGCGCTGGTCGAGCGCGTGATGGGGGGCGTGGCGCTGCCCGCCGGCAATCTTCTGCCCTACCCCATGTTCGGTTCCAGCAAGGAACATTCCAAGGCGCCCAAGGCCGATGTCGAAAAGGCCAAGGCGCTGTTGAAGGAAGCCGGCTATCCCAACGGTTTCTCGATCACGCTGGGCTCGCCGTCGGGCCGCTACGTCAACGATTCCAAGGTGGCGCAGGCGATCGCGTCGATGTGGACCCGCGTGGGCGTCAAGACCAGCGTCGACGCCATGGCGCCGCCGGTGTTCTTCAAGAATCGCGACAGCTATGCGTTCTCGGCCTACCTGGCTGGCTGGTCGGTGACCAGCGGCGAGATGTCGAACGCGCTGACCTCGCTCCTGGTGACGCGCAATCCCGAGGCGGGCCTGGGCACCACCAACCGTAGCCGCTATTCCAATCCCAAGATGGACGAGCTGGTGAAGGAAGCCTCGTCCACCATGGATGACGCCAAGCGCGCCGAGCTGCTGTCCAAGGCCAGCAACATCGCCATGGATGACTACGCCATGCTGCCGGTGCACTTCGAGTTGTCGGTGTGGGCGATGAAGAACGACATCCGCTACCAGGGCCGTCCCGACCAGGTCACGCTGGCGCAGTTCGCTACGCTGAAGAAGTGA